The Lysinibacillus irui sequence AATTTGATCTTACTGGGATTCCAGGTGTTACCGCTTCTATGGAGCTTTATCTAAAAGATGACCTTTCTCCAATACCACCACAAGAAGCCGGCAAAGCTGAAAATGAGGAAGTTGAAGAAGAGGAAGCTTATCCAATACAATCTGCTTATGGTGCAGCGAAAGGTGAAGCAGTCAGCATGATAATCGATGCTGTTCCAGATCAAGAATACGTATTAAGTGTATCTAATGAGAGTAATAGTGAGTTTTCAATGGAGATGTTCTTTAGTGGTGGCATTGAAAAAGAGGAAACGATCAGTGAATCTATGATTCCTTACACATTAAAAGGTGAAGTGGTGACCCTTCCTCCTGACGAGGATGGACTACCTTTAGATGAAGCCATGTTAGAAGAAAACGTCCCAGAGGAACAAGTACCTATTTCACCAAGTAACATAAAAAAACGCAATGAAATGGATAGCCTGATGAGTATGTTAATGACACCTATGACGTCGGGCAATCTTGAAAATGTTGATCAAATTCTGAAACAGGCGATACGCTTTGATATCGGCGAAGATCAAAAAGCTTATTTCCAAACTGAATATGATGAAGATTTCTTCACATTTAAAGCGAAGGAAGACGCTCTCTATAGTTTTAGCTTTAACAAAGGTACAAACCAAATGCCTACGGGTACAGTGTTTGAATATGACGAGGAAGCAAAGGAATTAATTCCGGTTTCTTCCTTAACAAATGATCTCGGCATTTTAGCACTACTACTTGGTTCAGCCGGTAATGAAAATGAAGCAAAGGTCATTCCATTAAAAAAGGACAAAACATATGTAGTAGCTGTTGTTAATGCTGGTGAACGTTCTGCTGATCCTTACACATTGAAAACTAGTAAAATAGGTGAAATTCCAGCAGATTATAATCCGGAAAATAATGAGGAAGCAAAAGCCCTCAAAATTCAACCGGGTACTACTTACAAAGATCATCTCATTTATTCAGATGATGTAGATTACTACTACTATAAGCAAGAAGGCAATGATGAAGTGATGAGCCTGCTTCTTTCTTCGGTTCCGTTTACAAATGAACAATTAGCGCAACTACCAAATGAACTGCAAAAAGACTTGAAATTTGCAGGAGCGATTATCGAGGATACGAACGGTAATATGAAAATTGATCCGAAGGAAATGGAAACTGAAGTTCCATTTGGACTTGGTGACAACATACTTGAAATGCTCCTTGGAATGATGGGAACAACTGATGTCAACACATCCTTTACGGCTAAAAAAGATCGAGGCTATTTTATCCTTGTTAACAGCATGGGGCTTGGTCAAGTGTCCGCTCAACCGTATACATTAACGCTGTTTGACCATAAGCGAGCAGACGAAGATGCCGATTCTAAATTAGTGAATGGAATCCCAACCAAACCATCTGCTCTTACGAAAAAAGAGGATCGATGGATCGCAAGTCAGTATTTAAATGCAGGTATCCCATTTGGTGATAAGGATTATTTTGAATGGAACAATGACCAAAAGCGCGACGTGACATTCTCTCTTCAAACAGAAAAATCACTAGATGGCGTCATCCGAGTGATCGATGCAAATGGAAAAACAGTCAAAACGCTAGATCTTTATGGGGCAGGAGATGCTGAGGTAGGTACAGTAGAACTAGATGCTGGTAAATACTATATTGAAGTCAGTGAATATTATGGTCAGGCAAGTACCCTACCTTATACGCTAGAAATTAAATAACCAACCTAATTTCCCCTAGATTATGATAGATCTAGGGGATTTTTAGCACAAAAAAGCATCCGTCCGTAGACAGGATGCTTGCTCGTTTATTTTACATAAAATATTTCACATAATTACAGTATTCATCTTGCTTCATGTGAAGTTTTTCATAAAGTTTACGCGCATTTACATTATCGGCTGCTGTTTGTAGCGTAACATAGCGAGCATCTTGTTGCTCACAATATTGAAATACCTGTTCCATCAATGCCTTGCCCACCCCTAGGCCTCTAGCATCTTCGGTTACATAAATATCATTGAGAATAAAGGCGCGTTGTAAAGCGACAGAGGAAAATGTTGGATATAATTGTGTAAATCCAATCACCCTACCATCTTCCTGCGCTACAAAAACAACAGACTCTTTTAAAGCCAATCGTAATTGTAAAAATGCCTTGGCACTACTTATATCTGAATCAATCCCATAAAATTGGCGATATTCATCAAATAATTTTGCTAAGTCTTCTAGTTCGTTCATTGTTGCTTGTAGTATTTCCATTCCTGTCTCCCCTTGTGTCTACCCATGATTGTCTAACCTATATTTCTAGAATCTATTATATAGGAAATAATGGTATAAAGAAAAGAATACTCCACTATTTAGAGAAAGAATATTTACGTTTATTCATCCAAATATACAGCAACCTTCTTCACAAGTTGCTGCCAGTTTAGTTCCTTTCGTGCAAATGCTTGCAATTCTACACAAGTATTTGCTAGCAATGCTTCCTGCTTCGTGACTTGCTGGAATGTCCGGCCAATACTTTCCCAGTCATGTGTCGGATGTATGGTGCCAAAACGTTGTTGCTGGGTTATATCATCAGCACCATCCACATCAGTTGTCACAATATAACAACCATTTTTAGCTGCTTCTGCAAAAACATGTGCATAGCATTCAACTAGAGATGTTAAACAAAAGATTTTAGCCTTACGGTATTCCTCCTCTAATTTCACCCTATCATAAATGGGCCCTATGATTGTCACTTGCTTCGCAAGTGGATGACTATCCAGTATCATTAGCAGCTCCTGCTGGAATGTTGCAGACATCGGACCTACTAACCGAAGCTCCCAGTCTGGAATTTGTGCTGCTAGAAAAGCTCTAACAGCCAATATAGTTTGCTTCTCTGGCGAATCTAAGCGTCCCACCATTAAAATTCTATTTTCTTTTTCCTGAAACGGCACCGGCTCTGTGTAAAAATGCTCATAAAAGCCATTGGGCAGATGTTTAATTTCCAATTGTGAAAATTCTTGAATGGCCTTTTGAATAGATACACATTCAGAGGTGAGGAGATCACAGAGTTTTAGTAACTCTAGAAAATATGGATAGGTTTTTAATCGGTTTAGCCAAAATCGATTCACATCTAACTTCATATATATTTTCCCATCTGGATGATAGTGCTTATAGGTCTGGAGAATAGGAAGGTAGGATGGATAGGGACCGATAGCGAATACTATGTCGATCTCCTTTGCATGCTTCACTAAATAGGCATTCATATTCGCCACATAGTCAATGCCAAATGGGACATGTTCAAATTTCACATTAGGAAAAGATTGTTGAAGTAGGGCGTCGTTCATCTCTGTTGTAACAATACTCACTTCATAGCCTAAGTAGTCCCCAAGTAAAATAGGTACAAGGCATAAATCTTTGAAAATATGTGCATCGGAAAGTTTATAGGACTCCACGCTACAAATAAAGGCGATCTTTTTTGACATCGTATCCCTCTTTCTAATAAAGCACTCTAACTAGTTTATGTCCCCCCCTGTTAAACGTGCACAACTTAGTAAATTTTCGCCCTTAGCAGCACATTTCTCTAGTAAAAGAGCTTGATAGATGTAAAAACTACTCTCTCAAAAGCTTCTAAAAACAAGCATTGGCCTACAGTCACACTATATTCACGCATATTGTATTAAAGAATCCGCTCGGTTAAGTAACTCTACTAATTATAAAAGAATGGAGGGATCACATGAAAATCAGCTTTTTATCACCCGCATTTAATAGTGAAGAATGGATCATAACAATGCTTGACAGCATTCCAAAAGAATATGCCTATGAAATTATTGTTGTAGATGATGGTTCCACTGACAATACATTAGCTATTTTACAAGACTATCAAAAAAACTGTGCGGCTTTAAAAATTATCGTTCATCCAACAAACCTAGGTGCGAGCGTTGCATATAATCGGTGTATTGCAGAGGCAACAGGAGACTATATAGCCATCATTGATAGCGATGATCATTATTTGCCTGCCATTCGCAACGTACTCGCACAGGTAGATGGTGAGTTTGATATTTATTATTACAACATGATTATAAAAAATGGCTATGGATTTATTAAAGATGAATCCAACCGCTACTCATTACCTGGTCAGTTTAAAATCATTCGAAGAAGTTTTATCGGTGATGCTAAGTTTACCATTCGGAAAGATATTGCGGGAGATTGGGATTTTAACTGTGCACTCATGGATAAAAATCCAACTTGTAAATATACAAATGAATTTGCCTACTGGTACAACTATCCTAGGGAAAACTCTGAATGTGATTTGCATGAAAAAGGCCTGAAATAAAATGATCCTAATCAACATACAGGAGGTGCTACAAACCATACAATGTTTACAGATAAAATATTACTGATTACAGGAGGCACTGGTTCTTTCGGTAACGCAGTTTTAAAGCGATTTCTAAATACTGATATTAAAGAAATTCGAATTTTTTCAAGGGATGAGAAAAAACAAGACGATATGCGTAAGCTCTATCAGCATTCGAAAATAAAATTTTATATTGGGGATGTCCGTGATATACAAAGTATTCCCAACGCTATGTATAACGTAGACTATGTATTCCATGCCGCTGCGCTTAAGCAAGTTCCCTCCTGTGAATTTTTCCCTTTAGAAGCTGTGAAAACCAATATTTTAGGAACCGACCATGTATTAACTGCCGCCATCCAAGCAGGTGTGAAAAAAATCATTTGTCTATCAACAGATAAAGCAGCCTACCCTGTCAATGCAATGGGGATTTCCAAAGCAATGATGGAGAAGACGTTTATAGCAAAGTCTCGAATGGTTGATCCTCATCAAACGCTTATTTGTGGCACTAGATACGGCAATGTCATGGCTTCACGAGGCTCGGTGATTCCATTATTTATCGAACAAATAAAAGCAGGAAAACCTTTAACGATTACTGATCCAAATATGACACGTTTTATGATGACGCTTGAGGAGGCAGTTGAATTAGTTATCTATGCTTTCTCACATGCACAAAATGGAGATATTATGGTACAAAAATCGCCCGCTGCAACGGTCGAACATTTGGCACAGGCTTTACTTGAAATTTTTCAGGCAAACAATACCATTCAAATTATCGGGACACGGCATGGGGAAAAAATGTATGAAGTATTATGTACAAAAGAAGAAGCAGCAAAGGCCATTGATATGGGCAAATTTTATCGCATCCCAGCGGATAATCGGGATTTAAATTATGGAAAATACCTTGAGGAGGGCTCTCCAAAAATTACTTTAACTGATGAATATAACTCTAACAATACACAACGATTAAGTGTGGCTGATATTAAAGAAAAATTATTAACATTACCTCTTATTCAAAAAGAGCTTCTCCATTGGACGGGAGGAACACCATGAAATTTTTAGTGCTCGGTGCTACCGGTATGGCTGGCCACACCATTGCTATCTATTTATGGGAACAAGGGCATGACGTAACAACATACTCTAGAACTTCTTTCCCATTCGGACACAATATAACAGGTGATGTAACCGACTCCAATTTTTTACGATCCCTGCTGCAAGACAATGATTTTGATGTCGTAATTAATTGTATAGGTGTTTTAAACAATGCTTGTGATGCAAATCCCGCGCAAAGTATTTTGCTAAATAGCTATCTACCACATGCGATTGTAGCTCTCCTAGAAAATCAACAAACAAAGCTTATTCATCTAAGCACAGACTGTGTCTTTTCAGGGCAGAATGCCCCCTATCATGAAAAAAGTATGCGAGACGGGGAGACCTTTTATGATCGCACAAAAGGGTTAGGTGAAATTGAGCGAAACAAGCATTTAACATTTCGTAATTCGATTATTGGTCCTGATTTAAAACAAAACGGCATCGGATTATTCAATTGGTTTATGCAACAAGATGGCCCTATTAATGGTTATACAGGTGCTATTTGGACTGGTGTCACAACAATTACATTAGCTAAAGCCATTGAACGTGCTACCTATGAAGAACTAACAGGGCTCTATCATCTCGTCCATACTTCGAATATATCAAAATATGAACTTCTTCAGTTATGTAACCGACACTTTTTGGATAGTAAACTGGACATTCTCCCCTATCAGCTTGTTAACGTGAATAAAACATTACTAAATACAAGGAACGACTTTTCCTTTGTTGTCCCAAGCTATGAAGAAATGATTGTTGAAATGAAGGAATGGGTGCTACAGCATAAAGATTTATATCCACACTATTTTCGTAAATAATTTCGTATAAACTCCATTATGTGGAAGGTTACTCATAATGGAGTAGTTCTATTGAATCTCGATTCCCTCAGGTAAATGACCCTTTTGAATCCAATTTTCTACAAAATGGTTGAAAAATGCAGGCTTAGCTAACGATACTCCATGACCTATGTTAGTCAATAACACACCGTTGCTATTGGGATGACTGCGAACTAGTTCTATTGCTGATTTTTTCATAATACTTTTCTCTTTGTTTCCAACTGTTATTAAAATTTTCCCTTGGGCTTTGCGAAAACCGGAGGGAATGGTAAACGACATATTTTCCTGTAAAACTCGAACTAATGTATTGACAGATATAGCTGAACTTTCACGATAATAGCGTTCAAAATAATGGTCATCGATATATAAAGATTTCGCTTGGAGTTTCGCGAATGTTTTATTTTTTATAAGCGGAAATGTCAGCCGAATGAGCGGTGGTAGCATCCATTCTAATACAGGAGAAGGAAGAACAAGCGCACTATTAATGATGGTAAAATCAATTAAACTTGGATTTATACTTAGCATTTGAATAGCTATTTGAGCTCCTAACGAGAAACCTATTACTATAATGGGCTTACCATTAGCTTTTTCTTCAATTAGCAGTAGCAGCTCTCTAGCACTTTGCTCAATGGAAAAAGAGGATTGTGACATAAGCTCTGGTACTACACAGTAATAATTGGTAAAATACTGAATTTGCTGATCCCACATCCAGCCCCCAACACCCCCACCATGAATAAACATCATGAACGGATTATTAGTATCGCCATATTCCTTGTAGTACATGTTTACACCCGCTTTCATTCACTCTTTAATCATGGTCATCTAAAAAATCTTTACTGAAGCTTGTTTGTGATTGATAAGATGACCGTTTCCCTAGATCTACTCCTCGTTTTATAATCCCCTTGCCAAAACGCCCCTCAATTTCATCGACTATTTTGAGAATAGGCTCATCTTTTACATGCTCTTGATAATTAAAAATCGATAATTGCTGGGTATAGTCCTTACGATCCACCACATTGGAAACTGTTACACCTAGTAATCTTATTGGAGATTCATCCCAATGCTTATCAAATAATGCACAAGCAATATCATAAATTTCTTCAAAACGATAAAGGACATTGGATATTGTTTTTGAACGCGTGTGATTATGCCAATCTGCATCACGTATTTGAATACTGATCGTAGAACCAGCTAAACGTTTGGCATCAAGGCGTTCTGCTACTTTTTTACATAGCCCTTCAATCGTCTTATGTAGTGTGCGAATATCTGTCACATCTTCTGGTAATGTTGTTGAATTTCCTACGCTCTTCGTATCAAAAATCGCCTCGGGATCAACTACTCTATGATCTATCCCATTGGCCCTTGCTCGAAGTCGCACACCATTCTTCCCTAAAATTTGCTTCATCTTAAACTCTTCTGCTTGAGCTAAGTCACCAATTGTAAAAATACCATGTGCATTTAATTTTTTTGCTGTACTTGCCCCAATACCATGCATATTGACAACCTCACGATTCCATAGCTGCTGTTCAATATCACGTATCCGTAAAATGGTTATACCCATCGGTTTTTTCATATCAGAAGCGGTTTTCGCTAAAAATTTATTGGGTGCAATACCGATGGAACAAGGTAAATCAAGCTCCGCTAACATACGCTCTTGTATTTCCTGGGCAATACTTAACGCATGTTTTTCCTTACTTAACTCTGTAATATCCATGTAGCCTTCATCGATTGAAACAGGCTCTACTAAAGGAGTATAGCTACGCAAAATCGTAAACATTTCTTTAGATGCTGCTCGATATTTTTGAAAATCCGGAGGCAATAACAAGAGCTCAGGACATTTACGTTTTGCTTCATGGACTGTCATTGTTGTATAAATACCGAGAGCTCTTGCTTCATAGGAACAGGTTACTAAAATGCCACGGCGCTCCTTTGGGTTACCTGCGATTGCGATGGGCTTGCCCTTTAAGCTAGGATCATGTGCCTGCTCCACTGAAGCATAGAAACTATTCATATCCACATGTAAAATTACACGTCCTTTATGAGTCATGTTAAATCACCTCTTTGTTCTCTTAGCTTTATTATACGCTTGCTATCCATTAATCAACAAATGCATAATCACCATTACTTTCGAGTATATCCTTTAAGATGATTAATGCCTGCTCCAATTGCGTTTCTGGTGCTGCAATGGCTAATCGAACTGCATTCACAGGCTTTGTATTCCCAACAGCGAAACGCTCCGCCGCATAAACTTGTACACCAGCTTTGGAGGCTAACAATTCAAATTGAACACCTGTAAATTTTTCAGGTAAGTGGAGCCATCTGAAAATACATTCGTCATCCCCTAAAATGTGATAATCTCCTAAATACTGATTAACAAGCGTATTTTGCTGCCTAGCATAGGCTCGATGTTTTTCTAAAATCGTTTGCGCCACCCCTTCATGAATCAATCTAGCAGCAAGTTCCAGCATCATAGGAGAGATGGAAATGTTGATATTATAGAGAGTTTCCATAATTCTTTTGCGAAAAGTTGGAGGTGTCACAAGGAAAGAAAGCCGTAATCCTGGTGATAGCGTTTTTGACAGGCTAGCAATATAAATGACCTTGTCTGGAGCATAGGAAGCAATAGGGGCAAGCGCTCGTTCCTTAAGAAAGCTATAAATGGCATCCTCAATAACGATTAAATCTTTCGCTCTGGCCACTTCCGCAATCATTTTTCTCGTTTCCACGGACATCGTATGTGTCGTTGGGTTATGAAAATCAGGGATAACATAGATGCCTTTGATATGTTCATTTTTACAGGCATACAATAAACCTTCTCTTGTCATCTCGCCCTGGCATTGTTGTATGGCCACCAGTTGTATACCTAGCATATTAGCGGCTGTTTTAATGCCAGCATAGGTAATAGGATCTGTACCAATTCGGTCTCCGGGCTGAAATAGGGCGGCGAGTGTTCCCACAATGGCATTTTGTCCGCCAGCTCCGAGCAAAATAGGTTGATCGGTTTGAAAATTCACCAATTCAAAAAGCTTCATGACAGCTTCATTTTGCCAAGCATTTCCCTCTGGTCGTCCATATTGAAATAGCTTGCTAAAACTAGGTTCGTTCAACATCTTTTTCATAAATCGTGTAATATCATCATTTACAAAATTATCTGGTAACACTGAGCCCATTTCAATGATAGGCGTGGCACGATTCGTGGGGAGTAACATTTTGTTGCTAGCCGCATCCGTTGAAACAAACGTTCCACTCCCAATTGAGGCATAAATTAATCCTTTTTGTCCACAGAGCTTGAAGGCTCGTGTGATGGTGCTTAAATTGACATCTAAAAAATCAGCTAATTCACGCTGTGGAGGAAGTTTTGTCCCTGGCGCTAGCTTTCCATCCTTGATATCTTGTTCAAGTTGATGTGCGATAGCTATATATAATGGAGCCGAAATATGGCTAATATCTGGCTTCCAACTCATTGGGTATTCGTCAAATGAATTAATAGGCATTGAAGAAGCCCTTCTTTCTGTTAATTTGCATACAATAGTTTAATTGTCTTGCATACAATGATAATATTGTATGCACACGATGACAATGATATAATTTTTAAAAAATCAGAAAAAAAGGACCGATTATTATGCAATATTCAGAAAGAATCTTAAAAACCCCATCCTCATTTATTCGAAATATTTTGAAAGTAACAGATGCAGAGGATGTCATTTCCTTTGCAGGTGGGCTTCCAAACCCAATCTCTTTCCCTATTGACGCGTTAAGAGCATCAGTGGACCATGCCATTATGGAAAACGGCAGCCGTTTATTTCAATATTCATCAACACAAGGATATGCACCACTGAGAGAATACATTGCTGCGAAATATCAGCGTGTTCATGGATTAGATGTACAGGCAGATGATGTCTTTATTACTACAGGTTCACAGCAAGCACTTGAACTCATTGGTAAAGTACTCATCAATAAAGGCGATGGCATTATTATCGAAGAGCCTGGTTACTTAGGGGCGATTCAAGCCTTTACATTAAGTGAGCCAACTTTCTATGGGGTGACACTTGAAAACGATGGTCTTAACCTAGAGGAATTAGAGCGCGCCCTTCAACAGCCTAATGTAAAATTCATTTATACGGTACCAAACTTCCAAAATCCAACAGGGCTCACTTACTCAAAAGAAAAACGTGAGCAAATTTGCGAAATAGTGTCCAAATACGATGTTGCTTTAATTGAGGATGACCCATATGGCGAGTTACGATTCCAAGGCGAGCCACTTCCATATATCGGTGCTGGTAAATTAGAAAATAGTATTTTACTAGGTTCTTTCTCTAAAACGGTCACACCAGGCATGCGTCTTGGTTTTATCATCACGAAAAATAAAGAGCTTTTACAGCATATCGAAACAGCAAAGCAAGCTTCTGATCTTCATACAAATATTTTCTCTCAATATGTTATCTATGATTATTTAGCTAGTAATGATTATGCGGAACATGTAAAGAAAATAATTGCGCTGTATAAAAATCAGTCAGATGCGATGCTTGAGGCAATGCAAGAGTTTTTCCCTGCCCATGTTGAATATACACGCCCTGACGGAGGGATGTTTATTTGGGCAACAATGAAGGATGGTACACCAGCCCTTGATGTTTTCCATAAAGCAATGGAACAAAAAGTTGCCTTCGTACCTGGTGATCCATTCTACACGTCAAAAACAAACGTGAATACAATGCGTCTTAACTATACAAATGCAACACCTGAAGTGATTCGTGAAGGAATTAAACGTTTAGCAAGTATATTATAAAAAGTGAAACCGTATAAACGCTTACACAGCGCTTATACGGTTTTTTAATACGAATAATGAATGGTCATCCTAAGACCTGTAGTGTATTACTTGGATTGATGTATGTGTCGATCGGCCTTACATCTTATATCATCCCCACTTTATAGTTCCTTTTCAATTGTCGTTTATTAAAAAACAGCCCTCAAAGAAGAGAGGGCTGCATGTCTTAAAAACCTATTTTGTATATGTTAAAACTGCATTTTTCTTGAATTTTAACATCGCTTCTGTTGCCTCATTTTTACTTGCATACTCAAAAATCCGAACATCCTTTTTATCAAAAACTGTAATAACCCACATGTGAAAAGCTCCCTTCGCTTAGTTTTTATTGTAATATAACAACCACCAAAACTTGAGCTACATATCGTCAACTGTTTTATAACAATTCCTTACTTGATTCTTATTTTACGCTGTTTTTTTTGAAAAGAAAGCTTTATGTGAAGGTCTTCACAAACTGTTCAATTTCAAAACGCTTTCATTGAACAATTTGTGAAAATTGTTATTTGATAGGCATAAAACAGTAAACTCTGTTAGTTCTATCCGTCATTTTTCAATTTATATCCACCAATTTGCTTCTCTCATCCGTCATTTGCCTTACTTTATCTGTCTCAAGCAAAAAACCGTACGAATGTACGGTTTTTTCTGTAGTAGTAAATTTCATTTCATAAGGTTAACAAAAAACTGCTTCTTGCTTTTGTGTTAATTCAATCTCGAAGCCTAAGTCTTCCAACATACGATAATCACTATTCGCCTCTTGACCAGCTGTTGTTAAATAATCGCCTACAAAAATACTGTTTGCTGCATAGAGGCCAAGCGGTTGAAGTGACCCTAAATTAATTTCACGACCTCCCGAAATACGTATTTCCTTTGTAGGATTGATGTAACGGAATAACGCCAAAACTTTTAAACAGTACCGGGGATTTAATTCCTTTGTTCCCTCTAACTTTGTACCATCAATGGCATTTAAAAAGTTCACTGGGATGGAATCAGCGTCCAATTGATGGAGGGCACGTGCTATATTGACTACATCCTCTTTCGTCTCCTTCATACCGATAATGGCACCAGAACAAGGTGAGAGCCCATGCTTTTTCACAATCTCCACCGTATTGACACGATCCTCATAGGTATGTGAAGTAGTAATATAAGCATGATGACGTTCGGATGTATTCAAATTATGGTTGTAGCGATCCACACCAGCTTCCTTTAATTGCTGTGCCTGTTCTTCTTTCAGCAAGCCAAGACAGGCACAAACCTTTAAACCGTATTTTTCTTTAATTTCAGCGACCGCCTCGCTCACTACATTAACATCTTTACGAGTTGGCCCTCGACCGCTTGCTACGATACAATACGTCCCAATTTTGTTGTCAAACGCTCGTTTAGCACCAGCTAGAATTTCTTCTTTTGAAATAAAAGGATATTTTTCAATAGGAGCAGTAGATTTAGACGACTGCGAGCAATAACCACAATCCTCTGGACAATAGCCGCTTTTTGCATTCATAATCATATTTAATTTTACTTTTTTACCATAATAATGACGACGAATCGCAAAAGCACCATCCATCACCTCCAATAGCTCATCATCTTCACAATTTAAAATGGCCAGTGCCTCCTCATTGCTAATGATTTTGCCAGCAATTACTTCTTGCGCTAATTGTTTATAATTCATATGACATTCTCCCTTTCCACTTGTGAAATTTTCACATTTCTTGCCGACTGAAATACTTTATACAATCTTTCTGCTAGTAGGCCTGATGTGATAGCTAAGCAAAAGTCAGCCACAATGCTGCTTAGAAAACCA is a genomic window containing:
- a CDS encoding GNAT family N-acetyltransferase, with protein sequence MEILQATMNELEDLAKLFDEYRQFYGIDSDISSAKAFLQLRLALKESVVFVAQEDGRVIGFTQLYPTFSSVALQRAFILNDIYVTEDARGLGVGKALMEQVFQYCEQQDARYVTLQTAADNVNARKLYEKLHMKQDEYCNYVKYFM
- a CDS encoding glycosyltransferase family 4 protein, with protein sequence MSKKIAFICSVESYKLSDAHIFKDLCLVPILLGDYLGYEVSIVTTEMNDALLQQSFPNVKFEHVPFGIDYVANMNAYLVKHAKEIDIVFAIGPYPSYLPILQTYKHYHPDGKIYMKLDVNRFWLNRLKTYPYFLELLKLCDLLTSECVSIQKAIQEFSQLEIKHLPNGFYEHFYTEPVPFQEKENRILMVGRLDSPEKQTILAVRAFLAAQIPDWELRLVGPMSATFQQELLMILDSHPLAKQVTIIGPIYDRVKLEEEYRKAKIFCLTSLVECYAHVFAEAAKNGCYIVTTDVDGADDITQQQRFGTIHPTHDWESIGRTFQQVTKQEALLANTCVELQAFARKELNWQQLVKKVAVYLDE
- a CDS encoding glycosyltransferase family 2 protein, which produces MKISFLSPAFNSEEWIITMLDSIPKEYAYEIIVVDDGSTDNTLAILQDYQKNCAALKIIVHPTNLGASVAYNRCIAEATGDYIAIIDSDDHYLPAIRNVLAQVDGEFDIYYYNMIIKNGYGFIKDESNRYSLPGQFKIIRRSFIGDAKFTIRKDIAGDWDFNCALMDKNPTCKYTNEFAYWYNYPRENSECDLHEKGLK
- a CDS encoding polysaccharide biosynthesis protein gives rise to the protein MFTDKILLITGGTGSFGNAVLKRFLNTDIKEIRIFSRDEKKQDDMRKLYQHSKIKFYIGDVRDIQSIPNAMYNVDYVFHAAALKQVPSCEFFPLEAVKTNILGTDHVLTAAIQAGVKKIICLSTDKAAYPVNAMGISKAMMEKTFIAKSRMVDPHQTLICGTRYGNVMASRGSVIPLFIEQIKAGKPLTITDPNMTRFMMTLEEAVELVIYAFSHAQNGDIMVQKSPAATVEHLAQALLEIFQANNTIQIIGTRHGEKMYEVLCTKEEAAKAIDMGKFYRIPADNRDLNYGKYLEEGSPKITLTDEYNSNNTQRLSVADIKEKLLTLPLIQKELLHWTGGTP
- a CDS encoding SDR family oxidoreductase; this encodes MKFLVLGATGMAGHTIAIYLWEQGHDVTTYSRTSFPFGHNITGDVTDSNFLRSLLQDNDFDVVINCIGVLNNACDANPAQSILLNSYLPHAIVALLENQQTKLIHLSTDCVFSGQNAPYHEKSMRDGETFYDRTKGLGEIERNKHLTFRNSIIGPDLKQNGIGLFNWFMQQDGPINGYTGAIWTGVTTITLAKAIERATYEELTGLYHLVHTSNISKYELLQLCNRHFLDSKLDILPYQLVNVNKTLLNTRNDFSFVVPSYEEMIVEMKEWVLQHKDLYPHYFRK
- a CDS encoding alpha/beta fold hydrolase — encoded protein: MYYKEYGDTNNPFMMFIHGGGVGGWMWDQQIQYFTNYYCVVPELMSQSSFSIEQSARELLLLIEEKANGKPIIVIGFSLGAQIAIQMLSINPSLIDFTIINSALVLPSPVLEWMLPPLIRLTFPLIKNKTFAKLQAKSLYIDDHYFERYYRESSAISVNTLVRVLQENMSFTIPSGFRKAQGKILITVGNKEKSIMKKSAIELVRSHPNSNGVLLTNIGHGVSLAKPAFFNHFVENWIQKGHLPEGIEIQ
- a CDS encoding DNA polymerase IV is translated as MTHKGRVILHVDMNSFYASVEQAHDPSLKGKPIAIAGNPKERRGILVTCSYEARALGIYTTMTVHEAKRKCPELLLLPPDFQKYRAASKEMFTILRSYTPLVEPVSIDEGYMDITELSKEKHALSIAQEIQERMLAELDLPCSIGIAPNKFLAKTASDMKKPMGITILRIRDIEQQLWNREVVNMHGIGASTAKKLNAHGIFTIGDLAQAEEFKMKQILGKNGVRLRARANGIDHRVVDPEAIFDTKSVGNSTTLPEDVTDIRTLHKTIEGLCKKVAERLDAKRLAGSTISIQIRDADWHNHTRSKTISNVLYRFEEIYDIACALFDKHWDESPIRLLGVTVSNVVDRKDYTQQLSIFNYQEHVKDEPILKIVDEIEGRFGKGIIKRGVDLGKRSSYQSQTSFSKDFLDDHD
- a CDS encoding aminotransferase-like domain-containing protein, with protein sequence MPINSFDEYPMSWKPDISHISAPLYIAIAHQLEQDIKDGKLAPGTKLPPQRELADFLDVNLSTITRAFKLCGQKGLIYASIGSGTFVSTDAASNKMLLPTNRATPIIEMGSVLPDNFVNDDITRFMKKMLNEPSFSKLFQYGRPEGNAWQNEAVMKLFELVNFQTDQPILLGAGGQNAIVGTLAALFQPGDRIGTDPITYAGIKTAANMLGIQLVAIQQCQGEMTREGLLYACKNEHIKGIYVIPDFHNPTTHTMSVETRKMIAEVARAKDLIVIEDAIYSFLKERALAPIASYAPDKVIYIASLSKTLSPGLRLSFLVTPPTFRKRIMETLYNINISISPMMLELAARLIHEGVAQTILEKHRAYARQQNTLVNQYLGDYHILGDDECIFRWLHLPEKFTGVQFELLASKAGVQVYAAERFAVGNTKPVNAVRLAIAAPETQLEQALIILKDILESNGDYAFVD